A single region of the Glycine max cultivar Williams 82 chromosome 20, Glycine_max_v4.0, whole genome shotgun sequence genome encodes:
- the LOC100779920 gene encoding vesicle-associated protein 2-2 isoform X1, giving the protein MSKAPLLQIEPKELKFIFELKKQSSCSVQLTNNTNHYVAFKIKTTSPKKYSVRPNVGVLAPKATCEFIVTMQPQREAPEDMVCKDKFLIQSTKVPAETISEDVTSRLFVKDGSKYIEENKLKVTLICPPNSPDLSPINGDFKNGLDHEKVQIYSKDEIQSPETMVRGRFTNVLKNPDMVHEVLELEEDMELRPEYYVGHTMKHVGEPKEEARLKVSKNKELNMVKDLEELKPQKKLEVEVPKDLDLNKIKNAEELKPEKAAELKVSKLLVLNKVKNVEELKPEKAAELNVSKVLDLNLVNNVKELKPETETELKMSKDLELKTVKNAEELKPEKETELKISKDMELETFKNVEELKPENEIELKITKDREFRTVKNVEELKPGKEAELRVSESIEQLKLLKAIEEMKLKLDGLESKLNESGVTISKLTEERRLSNQETKILQEKLADLINKGPRKVQVGFPLLYVCMVALICVFLGYRLHS; this is encoded by the exons ATGAGTAAAGCGCCGCTTCTCCAAATCGAACCCAAGGAACTCAAATTTATAT TTGAGTTGAAGAAGCAAAGTTCATGCTCGGTTCAATTGACCAATAATACCAACCACTATGTAGCGTTCAAG ATCAAGACGACGTCCCCTAAGAAATATTCAGTGCGTCCAAATGTTGGAGTTCTCGCGCCGAAAGCTACTTGTGAATTCATAG TTACAATGCAACCCCAAAGGGAAGCACCTGAAGATATGGTGTGCAAGGACAAGTTCTTAATCCAGAGTACAAAGGTTCCTGCCGAAACAATCAGTGAAGATGTTACTTCCCGCTTG TTTGTTAAAGATGGAAGTAAatatatagaagaaaataaGCTGAAGGTGACCCTAATCTGCCCACCCAATTCACCAGATCTCTCTCCTATTAATGGAGATTTCAAGAATGGGCTTGACCATGAAAAAGTTCAGATATATAGTAAAGATGAAATCCAATCCCCAGAGACCATGGTCAGAGGACGCTTCACTAAT GTTCTTAAAAATCCAGACATGGTTCATGAGGTATTAGAACTAGAAGAGGATATGGAGTTGAGGCCAGAGTATTATGTGGGACACACCATGAAACATGTAGGGGAGCcaaaagaagaagcaaggttgAAAGTGTCAAAAAATAAGGAGTTGAATATGGTCAAGGATTTAGAAGAATTGAAGCCACAAAAAAAGTTAGAGGTTGAAGTGCCAAAAGATCTGGAtttgaacaaaataaagaatGCAGAGGAGTTGAAACCAGAGAAAGCAGCAGAGTTGAAAGTGTCAAAACTTCTGGTTTTGAACAAAGTAAAGAATGTAGAGGAGCTGAAACCAGAGAAGGCAGCAGAGTTGAATGTGTCAAAAGTTCTGGATTTGAACCTCGTAAATAATGTAAAGGAACTGAAGCCAGAAACAGAAACAGAGTTAAAAATGTCAAAAGATCTGGAGTTGAAAACAGTAAAGAATGCTGAGGAATTGAAGCCAGAAAAAGAAACAGAGTTAAAAATCTCAAAAGATATGGAGTTGGAAACATTTAAAAATGTTGAGGAACTGAAGccagaaaatgaaatagagttaaaaataacaaaagatagGGAGTTTAGAACAGTAAAGAATGTTGAGGAACTGAAGCCAGGAAAAGAAGCTGAGTTGAGAGTTTCAGAGAGTATAGAGCAGCTGAAATTATTGAAAGCTATCGAAGAGATGAAATTAAAGCTAGATGGACTTGAGTCAAAACTAAATGAG TCTGGAGTAACAATATCAAAGTTAACAGAGGAGAGGAGGCTCAGCAACCAAGAGACAAAAATCTTGCAAGAAAAATTA GCAGATCTTATTAATAAAGGtccaagaaaagttcaagtCGGCTTCCCACTTCTATATGTCTGTATGGTGGCACTTATCTGTGTCTTCTTGGGATACCGTTTACACTCTTGA
- the LOC100779920 gene encoding vesicle-associated protein 2-2 isoform X2 translates to MQPQREAPEDMVCKDKFLIQSTKVPAETISEDVTSRLFVKDGSKYIEENKLKVTLICPPNSPDLSPINGDFKNGLDHEKVQIYSKDEIQSPETMVRGRFTNVLKNPDMVHEVLELEEDMELRPEYYVGHTMKHVGEPKEEARLKVSKNKELNMVKDLEELKPQKKLEVEVPKDLDLNKIKNAEELKPEKAAELKVSKLLVLNKVKNVEELKPEKAAELNVSKVLDLNLVNNVKELKPETETELKMSKDLELKTVKNAEELKPEKETELKISKDMELETFKNVEELKPENEIELKITKDREFRTVKNVEELKPGKEAELRVSESIEQLKLLKAIEEMKLKLDGLESKLNESGVTISKLTEERRLSNQETKILQEKLADLINKGPRKVQVGFPLLYVCMVALICVFLGYRLHS, encoded by the exons ATGCAACCCCAAAGGGAAGCACCTGAAGATATGGTGTGCAAGGACAAGTTCTTAATCCAGAGTACAAAGGTTCCTGCCGAAACAATCAGTGAAGATGTTACTTCCCGCTTG TTTGTTAAAGATGGAAGTAAatatatagaagaaaataaGCTGAAGGTGACCCTAATCTGCCCACCCAATTCACCAGATCTCTCTCCTATTAATGGAGATTTCAAGAATGGGCTTGACCATGAAAAAGTTCAGATATATAGTAAAGATGAAATCCAATCCCCAGAGACCATGGTCAGAGGACGCTTCACTAAT GTTCTTAAAAATCCAGACATGGTTCATGAGGTATTAGAACTAGAAGAGGATATGGAGTTGAGGCCAGAGTATTATGTGGGACACACCATGAAACATGTAGGGGAGCcaaaagaagaagcaaggttgAAAGTGTCAAAAAATAAGGAGTTGAATATGGTCAAGGATTTAGAAGAATTGAAGCCACAAAAAAAGTTAGAGGTTGAAGTGCCAAAAGATCTGGAtttgaacaaaataaagaatGCAGAGGAGTTGAAACCAGAGAAAGCAGCAGAGTTGAAAGTGTCAAAACTTCTGGTTTTGAACAAAGTAAAGAATGTAGAGGAGCTGAAACCAGAGAAGGCAGCAGAGTTGAATGTGTCAAAAGTTCTGGATTTGAACCTCGTAAATAATGTAAAGGAACTGAAGCCAGAAACAGAAACAGAGTTAAAAATGTCAAAAGATCTGGAGTTGAAAACAGTAAAGAATGCTGAGGAATTGAAGCCAGAAAAAGAAACAGAGTTAAAAATCTCAAAAGATATGGAGTTGGAAACATTTAAAAATGTTGAGGAACTGAAGccagaaaatgaaatagagttaaaaataacaaaagatagGGAGTTTAGAACAGTAAAGAATGTTGAGGAACTGAAGCCAGGAAAAGAAGCTGAGTTGAGAGTTTCAGAGAGTATAGAGCAGCTGAAATTATTGAAAGCTATCGAAGAGATGAAATTAAAGCTAGATGGACTTGAGTCAAAACTAAATGAG TCTGGAGTAACAATATCAAAGTTAACAGAGGAGAGGAGGCTCAGCAACCAAGAGACAAAAATCTTGCAAGAAAAATTA GCAGATCTTATTAATAAAGGtccaagaaaagttcaagtCGGCTTCCCACTTCTATATGTCTGTATGGTGGCACTTATCTGTGTCTTCTTGGGATACCGTTTACACTCTTGA
- the LOC100780449 gene encoding bifunctional 3-dehydroquinate dehydratase/shikimate dehydrogenase, chloroplastic isoform X1 has translation MSISSAPFQWEAGIGSGVRRNSTLICASTSAESVEEMVFEMVKGKELGADLVEARLDFLNDFHPTQHLPSLINNRPLPILITYRPIWEGGEYDGDESQRQDALRLAIELGSEFVDVELKVADEFYKSIGGKKAESVKIIVSSHNLESTPSVEEIGNLAARIQATGADVVKIATTALDITDCARLFQVLVHSQVPMIGIAMGEKGFISRVLCAKFGGFLTFGSIEAGAISAPGQTTIKELLDLYNFRQIGVGTKVHGVIGNPIGHSKSPHLYNPAFKSVGFDGIYLPLLIDNVSDFLNTYSSPDFVGYSYTIPHKQNGLRCCDEVDPIAKAIGAISCMIKRPNDGRLIGYNFDYLGAIAAIEERLHLQDSNGRSISGCSPLYGKLFVVMGAGGAGKALAYGGKEKGARVVVANRTYAKAKELATKVGGEAITLSELESFHPEQGMILANTTSVGMKPKIDLTPIPKEALKHYSLVFDAIYTPKLTRLLREAQETGAAIVYGTEMFINQAFMQFEMFTKLPAPKQHMRDVLARNT, from the exons ATGTCCATCAGCAGCGCGCCG TTCCAGTGGGAAGCTGGAATTGGAAGTGGAGTGAGAAGAAACTCAACATTAATATGTGCTTCGACAAGCGCGGAATCAGTGGAAGAAATGGTGTTTGAGATGGTGAAGGGAAAAGAATTGGGTGCTGATCTAGTAGAGGCTCGGTTGGACTTCTTGAATGACTTCCATCCTACTCAACATCTTCCTTCTCTAATCAATAACCGTCCTTTGCCCATTTTAATCACTTACAG ACCGATATGGGAAGGAGGAGAGTATGATGGTGATGAAAGCCAGCGACAAGATGCTCTACGTCTAGCCATTGAATTGGGATCAGAGTTTGTTGATGTTGAGCTAAAG GTGGCTGATGAGTTTTACAAATCCATTGGAGGGAAGAAGGCTGAGAGTGTGAAGATCATTGTGTCTTCACACAACTTGGAAAGTACTCCATCCGTGGAGGAAATAGGCAACCTTGCTGCAAGAATTCAGGCTACCGGGGCAGATGTGGTCAAGATTGCTACAACCGCCTTAGACATCACAGATTGTGCACGTCTTTTCCAAGTCCTAGTGCACTCTCAG GTCCCAATGATTGGAATTGCAATGGGTGAGAAGGGATTTATATCACGGGTACTCTGCGCAAAATTTGGAGGATTTCTCACGTTTGGTTCAATTGAGGCCGGAGCTATATCAGCTCCAGGTCAAACAACTATCAAAGAATTGTTGGATTTGTACAATTTTAGGCAGATTGGGGTTGGCACCAAAGTGCATGGTGTTATAGGAAATCCTATTGGTCATAGCAAAAGTCCTCATCTTTATAATCCAGCTTTCAAGTCAGTGGGATTTGATGGAATTTACTTGCCTTTGTTGATCGATAATGTCTCAGATTTTCTCAACACTTACTCGTCTCCTGATTTCGTTGGATACAG CTACACGATTCCTCACAAGCAGAATGGACTTAGATGTTGCGATGAGGTCGATCCTATTGCCAAG GCAATAGGAGCTATTAGTTGCATGATTAAGAGACCAAATGATGGAAGGCTAATAGGctataattttgattatcttGGTGCCATTGCAGCTATTGAGGAACGACTACATCTACAAG ATTCAAACGGAAGATCCATATCTGGTTGTTCACCTTTGTATGGCAAACTGTTTGTGGTTATGGGAGCTGGAGGGGCTGGAAAGGCACTAGCTTATGGTGGAAAAGAAAAGGGTGCAAGAGTAGTTGTTGCCAATCGTACATATG CCAAAGCCAAAGAACTTGCCACTAAAGTGGGAGGAGAGGCCATTACTCTATCTGAATTAGAGAGCTTCCACCCGGAACAAGGGATGATTCTTGCAAATACTACATCTGTTGGAATGAAACCAAAAATTGACCTGACACCCATACCAAAG GAAGCCCTGAAACACTACTCCTTGGTATTTGATGCCATCTACACACCCAAATTGACAAGACTCCTTCGAGAAGCACAAGAAACTGGAGCTGCCATCGTCTATGGTACAGAAATGTTCATCAACCAAGCATTCATGCAGTTTGAAATGTTCACAAAGTTGCCAG CACCAAAGCAACACATGAGGGATGTGCTGGCAAGAAATACGTGA
- the LOC100780449 gene encoding bifunctional 3-dehydroquinate dehydratase/shikimate dehydrogenase, chloroplastic isoform X2 → MSISSAPFQWEAGIGSGVRRNSTLICASTSAESVEEMVFEMVKGKELGADLVEARLDFLNDFHPTQHLPSLINNRPLPILITYRPIWEGGEYDGDESQRQDALRLAIELGSEFVDVELKVADEFYKSIGGKKAESVKIIVSSHNLESTPSVEEIGNLAARIQATGADVVKIATTALDITDCARLFQVLVHSQVPMIGIAMGEKGFISRVLCAKFGGFLTFGSIEAGAISAPGQTTIKELLDLYNFRQIGVGTKVHGVIGNPIGHSKSPHLYNPAFKSVGFDGIYLPLLIDNVSDFLNTYSSPDFVGYSYTIPHKQNGLRCCDEVDPIAKAIGAISCMIKRPNDGRLIGYNFDYLGAIAAIEERLHLQDSNGRSISGCSPLYGKLFVVMGAGGAGKALAYGGKEKGARVVVANRTYAKAKELATKVGGEAITLSELESFHPEQGMILANTTSVGMKPKIDLTPIPKVWC, encoded by the exons ATGTCCATCAGCAGCGCGCCG TTCCAGTGGGAAGCTGGAATTGGAAGTGGAGTGAGAAGAAACTCAACATTAATATGTGCTTCGACAAGCGCGGAATCAGTGGAAGAAATGGTGTTTGAGATGGTGAAGGGAAAAGAATTGGGTGCTGATCTAGTAGAGGCTCGGTTGGACTTCTTGAATGACTTCCATCCTACTCAACATCTTCCTTCTCTAATCAATAACCGTCCTTTGCCCATTTTAATCACTTACAG ACCGATATGGGAAGGAGGAGAGTATGATGGTGATGAAAGCCAGCGACAAGATGCTCTACGTCTAGCCATTGAATTGGGATCAGAGTTTGTTGATGTTGAGCTAAAG GTGGCTGATGAGTTTTACAAATCCATTGGAGGGAAGAAGGCTGAGAGTGTGAAGATCATTGTGTCTTCACACAACTTGGAAAGTACTCCATCCGTGGAGGAAATAGGCAACCTTGCTGCAAGAATTCAGGCTACCGGGGCAGATGTGGTCAAGATTGCTACAACCGCCTTAGACATCACAGATTGTGCACGTCTTTTCCAAGTCCTAGTGCACTCTCAG GTCCCAATGATTGGAATTGCAATGGGTGAGAAGGGATTTATATCACGGGTACTCTGCGCAAAATTTGGAGGATTTCTCACGTTTGGTTCAATTGAGGCCGGAGCTATATCAGCTCCAGGTCAAACAACTATCAAAGAATTGTTGGATTTGTACAATTTTAGGCAGATTGGGGTTGGCACCAAAGTGCATGGTGTTATAGGAAATCCTATTGGTCATAGCAAAAGTCCTCATCTTTATAATCCAGCTTTCAAGTCAGTGGGATTTGATGGAATTTACTTGCCTTTGTTGATCGATAATGTCTCAGATTTTCTCAACACTTACTCGTCTCCTGATTTCGTTGGATACAG CTACACGATTCCTCACAAGCAGAATGGACTTAGATGTTGCGATGAGGTCGATCCTATTGCCAAG GCAATAGGAGCTATTAGTTGCATGATTAAGAGACCAAATGATGGAAGGCTAATAGGctataattttgattatcttGGTGCCATTGCAGCTATTGAGGAACGACTACATCTACAAG ATTCAAACGGAAGATCCATATCTGGTTGTTCACCTTTGTATGGCAAACTGTTTGTGGTTATGGGAGCTGGAGGGGCTGGAAAGGCACTAGCTTATGGTGGAAAAGAAAAGGGTGCAAGAGTAGTTGTTGCCAATCGTACATATG CCAAAGCCAAAGAACTTGCCACTAAAGTGGGAGGAGAGGCCATTACTCTATCTGAATTAGAGAGCTTCCACCCGGAACAAGGGATGATTCTTGCAAATACTACATCTGTTGGAATGAAACCAAAAATTGACCTGACACCCATACCAAAGGTTTGGTGTTAG
- the LOC102662460 gene encoding meiotically up-regulated gene 184 protein: MECNKDEALRARQIAEARMQRGEFAEALRFATKAKRLYADVENIAQIITVCEVHIAAQKKLSGCDMDWYAILQIERLADEATVKKQYRRLALLLHPDKNKFAGAEAAFKLIGQANGLLCDQAKRSLFDKKFGASVKGAAPKPKTSHNYSNGNVFAAKHNANATKTQKSSDSHHFSHGNVFAAKCGANATNYQNSYPNSTGFSNQGAQMTFWTSCQHCDAKYQYPIRFVNANLLCQQCKKPFKALANGFGIMGAATVLTSVNIPKEAPMHGPPKPASENTGRKPLGREQAGTFVRSNPTSMKKCAAGVGRRCGGEKSKDGNIPASSDMEPQTSQNFGSKRVRQSAPDSGESFKARNGDDTKAANIRENAVDSSNTRRSSRKKQHVSYIETSEDDDFEIPSKKPRQSGPLNADEAEEQNVPASGESSDNNIPATPGATDQNKEKVSESDIGLGTSKEDKRSPKNSKVPSRPRIFHCPVSDTDFNDFEKDKEEDCFAVNQLWAVYDSTDAMPRFYGLVKKVASPFQLKITWLEPDPDDKGEIDWNDAELPIACGKFRLGGSQQTTDRTMFSHQVRCIKETGRGSYLVCPNKGETWAIFRDWDINWSSNPKNHLKYDFEYVEILSDFSENVGIAVAYMGKVKGFVSLFQRTEKNGVNIFYIEPNELYRFSHRIPSYKMTGYEREGVPRGSFEFDPAALPTHLFEVGDSGNVKM, encoded by the coding sequence ATGGAATGCAACAAGGACGAGGCTTTGAGGGCTAGGCAAATTGCTGAAGCCAGAATGCAAAGAGGTGAATTTGCGGAGGCACTCAGGTTTGCTACCAAGGCCAAAAGACTGTATGCCGACGTTGAAAACATTGCCCAGATTATTACGGTTTGTGAGGTTCACATCGCTGCTCAGAAAAAACTCTCTGGCTGTGACATGGACTGGTATGCAATTCTTCAGATTGAAAGGCTGGCTGATGAAGCAACCGTAAAGAAACAGTACAGGAGGCTTGCACTGCTACTTCATCCTGATAAGAACAAGTTTGCTGGTGCAGAAGCTGCTTTCAAGTTGATTGGGCAAGCCAATGGGCTCTTGTGTGACCAAGCAAAACGTTCTTTGTTTGACAAGAAGTTTGGAGCCTCCGTGAAAGGTGCTGCGCCTAAGCCTAAGACCTCGCACAATTATTCAAATGGGAATGTGTTTGCCGCTAAACATAATGCAAATGCAACAAAGACTCAGAAGAGTTCTGATTCGCACCATTTCTCACATGGGAATGTGTTTGCTGCAAAATGTGGCGCAAACGCAACAAATTATCAGAATTCTTATCCGAACTCCACTGGTTTCAGCAACCAAGGTGCACAGATGACATTCTGGACATCTTGCCAACATTGTGATGCTAAGTACCAGTACCCGATCCGATTTGTAAATGCAAACTTACTGTGTCAACAGTGTAAGAAGCCATTTAAAGCTCTTGCTAATGGTTTTGGAATCATGGGTGCGGCAACAGTGCTTACTTCAGTAAATATTCCGAAGGAGGCTCCAATGCATGGTCCCCCAAAACCAGCCTCAGAAAATACTGGTCGAAAACCCCTTGGTAGAGAACAAGCTGGTACGTTTGTGCGGTCAAATCCTACATCTATGAAAAAATGTGCTGCTGGAGTCGGTAGACGTTGTGGAGGTGAAAAGAGTAAAGATGGCAACATTCCTGCATCCAGTGATATGGAGCCACAGACCTCTCAAAATTTTGGAAGTAAAAGAGTAAGGCAGTCAGCACCAGATTCAGGAGAAAGTTTCAAAGCCAGAAATGGTGATGATACCAAAGCTGCCAATATTCGAGAAAATGCTGTTGATTCTTCAAATACAAGGAGATCTTCCAGGAAAAAGCAGCATGTTTCATATATTGAAACCTCTGAAGATGACGATTTTGAGATTCCTTCCAAAAAGCCACGACAAAGTGGACCACTTAATGCTGATGAAGCTGAGGAACAAAACGTGCCTGCAAGTGGTGAGTCGTCTGATAATAATATTCCAGCTACTCCCGGTGCGACTGATCAGAACAAAGAGAAGGTATCCGAGTCAGATATTGGTCTTGGAACGTCAAAGGAGGATAAGCGCTCCCCAAAAAATTCAAAGGTTCCTTCTCGTCCACGGATATTTCATTGTCCTGTTTCTGATACAGATTTCAATGATTTTGAGAAGGATAAGGAGGAGGATTGTTTTGCTGTTAATCAGTTGTGGGCAGTTTATGATAGCACTGATGCGATGCCAAGATTTTATGGTCTTGTCAAGAAAGTGGCCTCCCCTTTCCAGTTGAAGATTACTTGGTTGGAACCTGACCCAGATGACAAAGGTGAAATTGATTGGAATGATGCAGAATTGCCTATTGCTTGCGGTAAGTTTAGACTTGGTGGTTCTCAGCAAACTACAGATCGCACCATGTTCTCTCATCAGGTGCGGTGCATAAAAGAAACCGGCAGAGGTTCTTATCTGGTATGTCCTAATAAGGGAGAAACATGGGCAATTTTCAGAGATTGGGATATCAACTGGAGTTCGAATCCAAAAAATCATCTGAAGTATGACTTCGAATATGTGGAAATCCTATCAGATTTTTCTGAGAATGTTGGCATCGCAGTTGCTTATATGGGCAAAGTGAAAGGATTTGTTAGCCTTTTTCAGAGAACGGAGAAGAATGgagtaaacatattttatatcgAACCTAATGAACTATACAGGTTCTCACATCGAATTCCTTCTTATAAGATGACCGGTTATGAAAGGGAGGGTGTTCCAAGAggatcatttgaatttgatccAGCGGCCCTGCCGACTCATCTCTTTGAAGTTGGTGATTCTGGTAATGTAAAGATGTGA